Proteins from one Gimesia maris genomic window:
- a CDS encoding anti-sigma factor family protein — translation MYCAQCNGLKSRVALAVGNDLSDAELKLLEKQLKNCEQCRSQYEQLQKSYEALQNQFDSAPVPSLQDSVWPQVSAKIAARRRKNRPTRFNVLLPTLTTVACCLALMLVTNKPRLEQQPFAPATESIHPLNPNVNHNFMNAGSNPLRDFSDQQWDSSSKQSLERQMNPYGYELPRLRHDSVNTHQLHSVKF, via the coding sequence ATGTACTGCGCACAATGTAACGGTTTGAAATCGCGAGTCGCTCTGGCAGTCGGAAACGATCTGTCGGACGCCGAGCTCAAACTACTCGAAAAACAACTTAAAAACTGTGAGCAATGTCGCTCACAATATGAACAGCTGCAAAAAAGCTACGAGGCACTGCAAAACCAGTTTGACAGTGCTCCGGTTCCTTCTTTGCAGGATAGTGTCTGGCCGCAGGTGTCTGCAAAAATTGCCGCCCGTCGCCGGAAAAACAGACCGACGCGATTTAATGTGCTGCTGCCGACACTGACAACGGTTGCCTGCTGTCTGGCTCTCATGCTGGTTACCAATAAACCGCGATTAGAGCAACAGCCATTTGCTCCTGCTACGGAATCGATTCATCCGCTGAATCCCAACGTGAATCACAATTTTATGAATGCAGGCAGTAATCCCCTCCGCGATTTTTCCGATCAGCAGTGGGACTCGTCGTCAAAACAGTCGCTGGAACGTCAGATGAACCCTTATGGATACGAGTTACCTCGTCTCCGGCACGATTCTGTAAACACTCACCAGTTACATTCGGTTAAATTCTAA
- a CDS encoding RNA polymerase sigma factor — MQLEMVDKKIEERDSLPSGGVTSDARLVEAARKGDDSAFGELVLRYERRLIRVLIQFVKSPDLAEDLAQDTFLKSYERLDQFDTSRRFGPWLFRIGVNQALDYLRKQKRRGWWLLFSDSPSDTPFDPSVPDPRNKLDINQEVQAILEEIPEKYRTVLVLRDLENFSTSEIAAILDRKEATIRWRLAEARNRFQKLWSNRQNVESSMSGKEQ, encoded by the coding sequence ATGCAGTTAGAAATGGTCGATAAAAAAATTGAGGAACGAGATTCTTTACCTTCGGGGGGCGTAACAAGTGATGCCCGTCTGGTAGAAGCAGCTCGCAAGGGAGACGACAGCGCATTTGGCGAGTTAGTCCTGCGTTATGAGCGCAGATTGATTCGTGTGCTGATTCAGTTCGTCAAAAGCCCGGACCTGGCAGAAGATCTGGCACAGGATACATTCCTGAAGAGCTATGAACGTCTTGATCAATTCGATACATCCAGGAGATTTGGTCCCTGGCTGTTCCGGATCGGGGTCAATCAGGCTCTGGATTATCTGCGTAAACAAAAGCGAAGAGGCTGGTGGCTGTTATTCAGTGACAGTCCATCGGATACTCCTTTCGATCCTTCAGTACCGGATCCAAGGAACAAGCTTGATATCAATCAGGAAGTTCAGGCAATCCTTGAAGAAATTCCTGAAAAGTATCGAACGGTGCTCGTATTGCGTGATCTTGAGAATTTTTCCACATCAGAAATCGCTGCAATCCTGGACCGAAAAGAAGCAACCATTCGCTGGCGGCTGGCTGAAGCAAGAAACCGTTTTCAGAAACTGTGGTCTAATCGTCAAAATGTAGAAAGCTCCATGTCGGGCAAGGAACAATAA
- a CDS encoding aldose epimerase family protein — protein sequence MNTGSEYQLTVQEEPYGTTADGQEITQFLLSNKKGTSVNIINYGAIVTSVYLPDKEGTSENITLGFDSLAAYENKGPYFGAICGRYANRIKDGKFSLNGKEYQLAQNIPPNHLHGGESGFDKKVWAAESFSTKDEVGVRLSLVSPDDEEGYPGKLTLKVIYSLNNNNELKIDYTATSDQETPINVTNHCYWNLAGEGKILDHELVLNCDQYLPVTDEAIPTGELKSVKGTPMDFTSAHKIGERIDQVAGGYDHCWVVNSSEKKPAFCARVKDPGSGRVMEVYTTEPGVQFYTGNFLDGTPASGGYPKNGGLCLEAQHFPNSPNQPEFPSTILKPGQVYEQTTIHKFSVE from the coding sequence ATGAATACCGGAAGTGAATATCAGTTGACCGTTCAGGAAGAGCCGTATGGAACCACCGCGGATGGTCAGGAGATTACTCAGTTTCTGCTGTCGAATAAAAAAGGGACGAGCGTCAATATCATTAACTATGGTGCGATCGTGACCTCGGTGTATCTGCCCGACAAAGAAGGGACATCAGAAAATATTACGCTGGGGTTTGATTCGCTGGCTGCGTATGAAAATAAAGGCCCTTATTTCGGTGCCATCTGTGGTCGTTATGCCAATCGAATCAAGGACGGAAAATTCTCTTTAAACGGAAAAGAGTATCAACTGGCTCAGAATATTCCTCCCAATCATCTGCACGGCGGGGAATCGGGCTTTGATAAGAAGGTCTGGGCCGCAGAAAGTTTCAGTACGAAAGACGAAGTCGGCGTGCGGTTGAGCCTGGTCAGCCCGGACGACGAAGAAGGGTATCCGGGTAAGCTGACATTAAAAGTCATCTATTCGCTGAATAACAACAACGAACTGAAAATTGATTATACCGCGACCAGCGATCAGGAAACTCCCATCAATGTGACCAACCACTGTTACTGGAATCTGGCCGGTGAAGGTAAGATTCTGGATCATGAACTGGTTCTCAACTGTGACCAGTATCTGCCTGTGACAGACGAAGCGATTCCGACGGGTGAGCTGAAGTCGGTCAAAGGCACACCCATGGATTTCACGTCTGCACACAAAATTGGTGAGCGGATCGATCAGGTCGCAGGGGGCTACGATCATTGCTGGGTCGTTAATTCCAGTGAAAAGAAGCCTGCATTCTGTGCGCGGGTCAAAGATCCCGGGTCGGGCCGCGTGATGGAAGTTTACACGACCGAACCGGGCGTGCAGTTCTATACCGGGAACTTTCTGGATGGCACACCCGCCAGTGGAGGTTATCCGAAAAATGGCGGGCTCTGCCTGGAAGCACAGCATTTTCCGAATTCGCCCAATCAGCCGGAGTTCCCCAGTACGATTCTCAAACCAGGCCAGGTTTACGAACAGACCACCATCCATAAATTTTCCGTAGAGTAG
- a CDS encoding CehA/McbA family metallohydrolase: MMNAERTASDRNPRHLMCLVFLIVCLLFCASTELQAESPAVEKVEGQPLAANVKRLISALDYLGAPLPAPLVQKLNTACDQRDAATIQKLLDSEVLCLVSLNPEVRTKVARGPAVAVLQQGGFTPFVVKVVNHSTVTRQLQISSPQAGPVYSGAALNSLKRQAQPELNRNENKAGATDRFLEVELFQASPMTVKLSGLEVEYVLALIYCHESGKREATLAFDVGAGTQDLGFRGEVPVLFDVRPAVPVKLSILDFDGKPTAARLLFRDSQKRVYPLQAKRLAPDFFFQPQIYRQDGDTVMLPAGELEMEYSRGPEYQRLTRKVKISAEEEQTLEVSLKRWVNPRAFGFYSGDHHIHAAGCAHYDNPTKGVTPQDMFNQVKGEGLNVGCVLTWGPCFDVQRQFFASTADRVSEPLTLLKYDLEISGFGSAALGHVCLLNLQNQTYPGTLGTTTGWPSWTVPVLRWCKEQGGVTGFPHSALRVNPPLAAQRLIRELDQDKSKTLNPEEAAAGLLPAAFPVIDADGNRQLTLDELTQALEQAADQLPNLAVPEMNGGGAMEICVSTAEGVCDFISAMDTERIPEWNTWYHILNCGFPLKVSGETDFPCMSSRRVGQGRVYVQLGQQSEVDFTQWCQGIRQGRSYVSDGYAHALEFLVNDVAPGFEDIQLELPGKVKITAKVAFAPETPRAVAYGLLDPPEGRRAAGDTRVLHAPRHSEYVTAGKRLVEIVMNGSVVGQQTVPADGKIHSLQFDVPVEKSSWIALRQFPQLHTNPVNVIVANQPIRASRESALWCAETIKLLWKNRHLKIAESERKTAGQTYQRAIQTYLQRAEAAVN, from the coding sequence ATGATGAACGCCGAACGTACTGCTTCTGACAGGAACCCAAGACACCTGATGTGCCTGGTTTTCCTGATTGTGTGCCTGTTATTCTGTGCGTCAACTGAACTACAGGCGGAGTCTCCTGCAGTAGAAAAAGTGGAAGGACAGCCGCTGGCAGCAAATGTGAAACGGCTCATTTCCGCGCTCGACTATCTGGGGGCACCGTTACCCGCGCCGCTGGTTCAGAAACTCAATACTGCCTGCGATCAACGGGATGCTGCTACGATTCAGAAGTTACTCGATTCGGAAGTCTTGTGCCTCGTTTCGCTGAACCCGGAAGTACGGACGAAAGTCGCACGCGGACCCGCTGTTGCTGTGCTGCAGCAGGGAGGCTTTACGCCGTTCGTGGTGAAGGTGGTCAATCACAGTACGGTGACCCGGCAGTTGCAGATTTCCAGCCCCCAGGCAGGTCCTGTCTATTCGGGAGCCGCATTGAATTCACTCAAGCGGCAGGCGCAACCGGAATTGAACCGGAACGAAAACAAAGCCGGCGCGACAGATCGTTTTCTGGAAGTCGAACTGTTTCAGGCAAGCCCGATGACCGTCAAGCTGAGTGGCCTGGAAGTCGAGTATGTACTCGCCCTGATTTACTGTCATGAGTCAGGAAAACGGGAAGCCACGCTGGCTTTCGATGTGGGAGCGGGTACGCAGGACCTTGGTTTTCGGGGTGAGGTGCCGGTCCTGTTTGATGTGCGGCCTGCTGTGCCTGTCAAACTATCCATATTAGACTTTGATGGAAAACCTACTGCAGCGCGGCTGCTGTTTCGTGATTCACAGAAACGCGTCTATCCCCTGCAGGCCAAACGGCTGGCTCCCGATTTCTTTTTTCAACCCCAGATCTATCGGCAGGATGGCGATACCGTGATGCTGCCTGCCGGCGAACTGGAAATGGAGTATAGTCGCGGCCCGGAATATCAGAGACTGACTCGCAAGGTCAAGATCTCCGCAGAGGAAGAGCAGACACTGGAAGTGAGTCTGAAACGCTGGGTGAACCCGCGCGCGTTCGGCTTTTACTCCGGTGATCATCACATTCATGCCGCCGGCTGTGCCCATTACGATAATCCTACTAAAGGAGTCACGCCTCAGGACATGTTCAATCAGGTCAAGGGGGAAGGTTTGAATGTAGGTTGTGTTCTGACCTGGGGTCCCTGCTTTGATGTCCAGCGCCAGTTTTTTGCTTCGACGGCAGACCGCGTCAGCGAGCCCCTGACCCTGCTCAAGTATGACCTGGAAATCAGCGGCTTCGGATCTGCTGCCCTCGGGCATGTCTGTCTGTTGAACTTACAGAATCAGACATATCCCGGCACTCTGGGAACCACGACAGGCTGGCCCAGCTGGACGGTGCCCGTGCTGCGCTGGTGTAAAGAGCAGGGGGGCGTGACCGGCTTTCCTCATTCGGCATTGCGCGTCAATCCACCCCTCGCGGCACAACGGTTAATCCGGGAACTGGATCAGGACAAATCGAAAACGCTCAATCCGGAAGAAGCAGCAGCAGGACTTCTACCCGCTGCCTTTCCAGTGATCGACGCGGATGGGAACCGGCAGTTAACACTGGATGAATTAACGCAGGCACTGGAACAGGCTGCCGACCAGCTGCCGAACCTGGCGGTTCCCGAAATGAACGGGGGCGGGGCGATGGAAATCTGCGTCAGTACGGCGGAAGGGGTCTGTGACTTTATCAGCGCCATGGATACCGAACGCATACCGGAATGGAATACCTGGTATCATATCTTGAACTGCGGTTTTCCTCTGAAGGTCAGTGGCGAAACCGACTTTCCCTGCATGAGCAGTCGGCGGGTCGGACAAGGGCGCGTCTACGTGCAACTCGGGCAGCAGTCTGAAGTAGATTTCACTCAGTGGTGCCAGGGAATCAGGCAGGGACGCAGTTATGTTTCAGACGGCTATGCGCATGCACTCGAATTTCTGGTCAATGATGTCGCGCCCGGTTTTGAGGACATTCAACTGGAACTGCCGGGCAAGGTGAAGATCACAGCGAAAGTCGCCTTTGCGCCGGAAACGCCGCGGGCGGTGGCCTACGGTCTGCTTGATCCCCCTGAAGGCCGCCGGGCAGCGGGAGACACGCGTGTGTTACATGCACCTCGTCATTCCGAATATGTGACCGCCGGCAAACGCCTTGTGGAAATCGTTATGAATGGAAGCGTCGTGGGACAGCAGACGGTTCCCGCCGATGGAAAAATCCATTCCCTGCAGTTTGATGTTCCAGTAGAAAAGAGCAGCTGGATTGCCCTGCGTCAGTTTCCTCAGCTGCACACCAATCCGGTGAATGTCATCGTGGCGAATCAGCCGATTCGGGCCTCGCGCGAAAGTGCGCTCTGGTGTGCGGAGACCATCAAGCTGCTCTGGAAAAATCGCCATCTGAAAATCGCAGAATCAGAACGGAAGACAGCCGGGCAGACGTACCAGCGGGCCATTCAAACGTATCTCCAGCGTGCGGAAGCTGCAGTGAATTGA
- a CDS encoding DUF1559 domain-containing protein — translation MQKIKPARRGFTLIELLVVIAIIAILIALLLPAVQQAREAARRSTCKNNLKQIGLALHNYNETHSILPSGWIGVQPGVGANVEYGSGWGWGAMILPFMDQSPLYNKINFSLDINDGAQTPGIIDVTLSAFLCPSDPGSNTFELEEAGSPGTILAVLARANYIGVFGSEELDDCEIVTPGTNCQSSGVFYQNGNTRFRDITDGLSQTLFVGERKTDATAGWYSTWVGAVPEGAETFARVLGATDHVPNDPASHFDDFSSHHTGGAQFLFGDGRVRFISENIDKTVYQSLSSIRGGELTNFE, via the coding sequence ATGCAGAAAATCAAACCGGCACGACGTGGATTTACCCTGATTGAACTTCTGGTTGTGATCGCCATCATTGCGATCCTGATTGCCTTACTCTTACCGGCTGTTCAACAGGCACGGGAAGCGGCCCGTCGCAGTACCTGCAAGAACAATCTGAAACAGATCGGACTCGCGCTACACAACTATAATGAGACTCACAGCATTCTCCCCTCCGGCTGGATTGGTGTGCAACCTGGTGTGGGTGCCAATGTGGAATACGGCAGTGGCTGGGGCTGGGGAGCGATGATCCTTCCCTTCATGGATCAGAGCCCGTTATACAATAAGATCAACTTTAGTCTCGATATTAACGATGGTGCACAGACCCCGGGTATTATTGACGTAACGCTGTCCGCATTTCTCTGCCCTTCCGACCCCGGTTCCAATACGTTTGAACTGGAAGAAGCAGGAAGTCCCGGCACAATACTGGCAGTACTGGCGCGGGCCAACTATATCGGCGTGTTCGGCAGTGAAGAGCTGGATGATTGTGAAATTGTTACGCCGGGAACGAATTGCCAGAGTTCTGGAGTATTTTATCAAAACGGTAATACCCGTTTTCGTGATATCACAGACGGCTTGTCCCAGACCCTGTTTGTGGGAGAACGCAAAACCGATGCCACCGCCGGTTGGTATTCTACCTGGGTAGGTGCCGTCCCTGAAGGCGCGGAAACCTTTGCCCGCGTGCTCGGCGCTACTGATCATGTTCCCAATGATCCCGCCTCCCATTTTGATGATTTCAGCAGCCATCATACTGGGGGTGCCCAGTTCCTGTTTGGCGACGGACGTGTGCGGTTCATTTCAGAAAACATCGACAAGACGGTTTATCAGTCTCTGTCGAGTATCAGAGGTGGTGAACTGACCAACTTTGAATGA
- a CDS encoding phytoene/squalene synthase family protein, whose translation MNTRLSESYAYCQQLAKQTAGNFYYSFLALRKEQFQAMCVLYAYMRTVDDLGDQSDLSLADRGDALEIWRRELHQVLEDQTDPDATPFHPCFPALGDVIQRYRIPHDYFFAVITGVESDLQPVTFATFEQLKEYCYHVAGVVGLCCIHIWGFHDERAFAAGVECGIAFQLTNILRDLGEDIQMGRVYLPQEDLDRFGYARADIQSQIYDERFRELMQFEVDRARSYYQSSERLFDYLSPEGQRILKAMHRIYGGILTEMERMDYNVYATRCGLPRWRKLLIAGEAIVAARWFS comes from the coding sequence ATGAATACACGCCTGTCCGAGTCGTATGCTTATTGCCAGCAACTGGCAAAACAGACTGCGGGGAATTTCTACTATTCATTTCTGGCGTTGCGAAAAGAGCAGTTCCAGGCGATGTGTGTGTTGTACGCGTACATGCGCACGGTGGACGACCTGGGGGATCAGTCCGATTTGAGTCTGGCCGATCGTGGAGATGCATTAGAAATCTGGCGACGGGAATTGCATCAGGTCCTCGAAGACCAGACAGATCCAGACGCAACGCCATTTCATCCCTGTTTCCCGGCGTTGGGGGATGTGATTCAACGTTATCGGATCCCCCATGATTATTTTTTCGCAGTGATCACCGGCGTCGAATCCGATCTGCAGCCGGTCACGTTCGCGACCTTTGAGCAATTGAAAGAGTACTGTTACCACGTGGCGGGAGTGGTCGGATTATGCTGCATTCACATCTGGGGATTTCACGATGAGCGGGCCTTCGCAGCCGGGGTGGAATGTGGAATTGCATTTCAGCTGACGAATATTCTGCGCGATCTGGGGGAAGACATTCAGATGGGCCGCGTCTATTTACCCCAGGAAGATTTAGACCGCTTCGGATATGCTCGAGCTGACATCCAGTCACAGATTTATGATGAGCGGTTTCGCGAACTGATGCAGTTCGAAGTCGACCGTGCCCGCAGTTACTATCAGAGTTCAGAACGGCTGTTTGATTATCTCTCGCCGGAAGGGCAGCGCATCCTGAAAGCCATGCATCGCATCTACGGCGGCATCCTCACGGAGATGGAACGCATGGACTATAACGTCTACGCCACCCGTTGCGGCCTGCCCCGCTGGCGCAAACTGCTGATCGCCGGCGAAGCCATCGTTGCCGCCCGCTGGTTTTCGTAG
- a CDS encoding DUF1559 domain-containing protein produces MSCSNLTRTRRGFTLIELLVVIAIIAILIALLLPAVQQAREAARRAQCKNNLKQIGLALHNYAGTHTIFPLETFFGQRSDGSYHYNSWIPQILSYFDQSALGNLYDHDFSFWDVANQNAIETKLTLFECPSTPGGTQMTPELRMRLSSGWTIVSDRGAFTSDYAGQRGIHSNSHQVYVPGAPADSNLGIFGGGGTGRRFRDIIDGTSNTIIVHESAGRSQWIYKDRTTSSFVTNNPEFGGWFDYWAGPCAGWMYGFEDDGVTRYGPNFINSTNKWANPLSFHTGGVQVALADGSVRFLSENMSNLTFIALCTYAGGEVVGEF; encoded by the coding sequence ATGTCCTGTTCTAATTTAACGCGAACCCGTCGTGGGTTCACACTCATTGAACTTCTGGTCGTGATCGCGATTATTGCGATCTTGATCGCTTTATTGCTACCTGCCGTCCAACAGGCGCGCGAAGCAGCTCGGCGGGCGCAGTGCAAGAACAATCTCAAGCAGATTGGTTTAGCGTTACACAACTATGCGGGGACTCATACGATTTTTCCTCTGGAAACATTCTTTGGTCAACGCTCCGATGGTTCCTATCACTACAACAGCTGGATTCCGCAGATCCTCAGTTATTTCGATCAGTCTGCCCTGGGAAATCTGTACGATCATGATTTTTCGTTCTGGGATGTCGCGAACCAGAATGCGATTGAAACAAAACTCACTCTGTTTGAGTGTCCCTCCACACCAGGTGGAACCCAGATGACACCCGAATTGCGCATGCGTCTGTCAAGCGGCTGGACGATCGTTTCTGATCGAGGTGCCTTTACATCTGACTATGCCGGTCAGCGGGGAATTCACAGCAACTCTCATCAGGTGTATGTACCAGGTGCTCCAGCTGACAGCAATCTGGGAATCTTTGGTGGCGGCGGTACGGGAAGACGTTTTCGGGATATTATCGACGGCACATCGAACACGATTATTGTGCATGAATCTGCCGGTCGATCGCAATGGATTTATAAAGACCGTACGACTTCCTCTTTTGTTACCAATAATCCCGAGTTTGGTGGATGGTTTGATTACTGGGCAGGTCCCTGTGCCGGCTGGATGTACGGTTTTGAAGACGATGGAGTCACTCGCTACGGACCGAATTTTATCAATTCGACAAATAAATGGGCCAATCCTCTCTCCTTCCACACCGGGGGAGTGCAAGTCGCGCTCGCTGATGGCTCGGTTCGATTTCTCAGCGAAAATATGAGCAACCTTACCTTCATTGCTCTCTGTACTTATGCAGGTGGAGAAGTTGTCGGCGAGTTTTAA
- a CDS encoding G8 domain-containing protein produces MRDLQSHSLFHFIVGLACLVTGSSVLSAHETHNHAEMKVIQSTRNGLWSSPETWKGGKVPGAGAQVLIQRDHQIVYDLDSKEVIRGIQISGKLKFASDRNTRLEVGLIRIEELDHYCEEGFDCQMVVESDEKNPEKQLTAAKHVPTLEVGRPESPLPAKYTALIRLHYIEGMSKENCPAIVCCGGRMDFHGAPLERTWVKLPYQTAKVGEARAVMPYPLPGWKVGDRIILSGTTRQFGYIGTRHRKDGDDNSVADNPTTEERVITKMRHWGGFDSKLQIVSFDKPLEFDHLGSGKYRAEVANLSRNVIVESADPDGVRGHTMYHADSQGSISYAEFRHLGKRDTLGKYPIHYHLVGDTMRGSSLTGLSVWDSHNRWITVHGTQYLVVKDCVGYKSVGHGYFLEDGTEVYNIFDRNLAVQALGGKPLPKQVLPYDANLGSGFWWANSLNTFTRNVAAECDEDGFRFEVVERDDFSPVLPILQKDGSTEKVDIRTLPFVRFDGNEAHCHRLFAINLGGFAGGRFNKEDSDVEGIGPDYQHPFLLRNTKVWDSHWAFHCGAPCVRLEDFDLHDCAYGLWRCVMHRHEYRRLTFSEVNTTVFFPRAAGDADYSYSLQDYFDLEPKDDLPPVTVITRVDTTPSGQILVRGVTSDNYDVKQVLVNGQPVSSTRDNFQDWEVVLPGSDSGYLQLITSAEDANGNKELMPHRVNYYHDTVSARNLVSEKLD; encoded by the coding sequence ATGCGAGACTTACAATCACATTCACTCTTTCATTTCATTGTTGGACTTGCCTGTCTGGTTACAGGAAGTTCCGTTCTTTCGGCTCATGAAACGCATAACCATGCGGAAATGAAAGTGATTCAGTCTACCAGGAACGGGCTCTGGTCCTCACCTGAAACCTGGAAGGGGGGCAAAGTCCCTGGAGCCGGCGCCCAGGTTTTAATTCAACGAGATCACCAGATTGTGTATGACCTGGATTCCAAAGAAGTGATTCGCGGAATTCAGATTTCCGGAAAACTGAAGTTCGCTTCCGATCGTAATACCCGTCTCGAAGTGGGCTTAATCCGAATTGAAGAACTCGATCACTATTGCGAAGAGGGTTTCGATTGCCAGATGGTTGTCGAATCGGATGAGAAGAACCCGGAGAAGCAGCTTACCGCCGCCAAGCATGTACCGACTCTGGAAGTCGGGCGCCCTGAATCGCCGTTGCCTGCAAAATATACGGCGCTCATTCGTCTGCATTACATTGAGGGCATGAGTAAAGAAAACTGCCCGGCAATCGTCTGTTGCGGAGGGCGTATGGATTTTCATGGTGCTCCACTGGAACGCACCTGGGTTAAACTCCCCTATCAAACCGCAAAGGTGGGAGAAGCGCGGGCCGTGATGCCTTATCCTCTGCCCGGCTGGAAGGTGGGGGACCGCATCATTCTTTCGGGAACCACACGGCAGTTTGGATACATTGGTACCCGGCATCGAAAAGACGGGGACGATAACAGCGTTGCTGATAATCCGACGACCGAAGAAAGAGTAATCACGAAGATGCGTCACTGGGGAGGCTTTGATTCCAAACTGCAAATCGTGAGTTTCGATAAGCCGCTTGAATTTGATCATCTGGGAAGTGGTAAATACCGGGCTGAAGTCGCCAATCTTTCCCGTAATGTGATTGTCGAGTCTGCCGATCCTGATGGGGTCCGTGGGCATACGATGTATCATGCAGACTCACAGGGAAGTATCAGCTACGCAGAGTTTCGGCATCTCGGGAAGCGGGATACCCTCGGTAAATATCCGATTCATTATCATCTGGTTGGCGACACAATGCGCGGCAGTAGCCTGACAGGGCTGTCAGTCTGGGACAGTCATAATCGCTGGATCACCGTGCATGGCACGCAATACCTCGTTGTCAAAGACTGCGTTGGTTATAAAAGCGTCGGTCACGGATATTTTCTGGAAGATGGAACCGAGGTCTATAATATCTTTGATCGCAATCTCGCAGTCCAGGCGCTGGGAGGCAAGCCGCTCCCCAAGCAGGTTCTGCCCTATGATGCGAATCTGGGTTCCGGGTTCTGGTGGGCCAACAGTCTGAATACCTTCACCAGAAATGTCGCAGCAGAATGTGATGAAGACGGCTTCCGATTTGAGGTTGTCGAACGGGATGATTTCAGTCCGGTGCTGCCCATCCTGCAAAAGGATGGATCAACTGAAAAAGTGGATATCCGCACGCTGCCTTTCGTCCGTTTTGATGGAAACGAAGCACACTGCCACCGACTGTTCGCAATCAACCTGGGAGGCTTTGCCGGCGGAAGATTTAACAAGGAAGACAGCGATGTAGAAGGGATCGGTCCTGACTATCAGCATCCATTCCTGTTACGGAATACAAAAGTCTGGGACTCGCATTGGGCTTTTCATTGTGGGGCTCCCTGTGTTCGCCTGGAAGATTTCGACCTGCACGATTGTGCTTATGGATTATGGCGTTGTGTCATGCACCGTCATGAGTATCGTCGCCTGACGTTTTCCGAAGTCAACACGACGGTCTTCTTCCCCCGTGCCGCCGGTGATGCGGACTACTCGTATTCACTCCAAGACTATTTCGATCTTGAACCCAAAGATGATTTGCCTCCCGTCACAGTCATCACCAGGGTGGATACAACGCCTTCCGGGCAAATTCTGGTTCGCGGCGTTACTTCGGATAATTACGATGTGAAACAGGTGCTCGTCAATGGTCAACCTGTGAGTTCAACACGTGACAACTTCCAGGATTGGGAAGTCGTGCTGCCCGGTTCTGATTCCGGCTACCTGCAACTGATCACCTCGGCTGAAGATGCAAACGGAAACAAAGAACTGATGCCACATCGGGTGAACTATTATCACGACACGGTTTCTGCAAGAAATCTGGTCAGTGAGAAGCTGGACTGA
- a CDS encoding DUF3592 domain-containing protein, whose translation MYDNPLYNNLKTLSLLILALSLVMISYGCYLIRRAQQSESWPTTAGKITRSEMIISDVDNDIAKFNIAYDFVVNEIRYTSDVYRFGANGQASSVSKIREKHKQYPAGGNVVVAYNPDNPADAVLEPGAASYGHLFLVLGIGLGILGPLILRIKYWFWRKR comes from the coding sequence ATGTATGACAATCCGCTGTATAACAACCTGAAAACCCTCAGCCTGCTCATTCTGGCCTTGAGTCTCGTGATGATCTCCTATGGCTGTTATTTGATCAGACGCGCTCAACAGAGTGAATCATGGCCGACTACAGCCGGAAAAATAACGCGATCAGAGATGATCATCAGCGATGTTGACAATGACATAGCCAAGTTCAACATCGCTTATGATTTTGTTGTCAATGAAATTCGCTATACATCCGACGTGTATCGCTTTGGTGCGAACGGTCAAGCTTCTTCTGTTTCAAAAATCAGGGAGAAACACAAACAATATCCGGCAGGCGGGAATGTCGTCGTAGCCTATAACCCAGACAACCCTGCTGATGCCGTGCTTGAGCCGGGAGCGGCAAGCTACGGGCATTTGTTTCTCGTTCTGGGGATAGGACTTGGCATTCTGGGCCCTTTGATATTACGAATCAAGTATTGGTTTTGGAGGAAACGCTAA
- a CDS encoding c-type heme family protein: MKSMIHSGAAMLLSIFSFVALSFAESAEDGNQDKKQPAQKLSVAQARERATLTHQLYSATLDAMHQSYFINERAAVPARVMESMFTEVERRENIKARWIAVNARAMSVDHEPKTDFEKQAAEEIASGKVAYERVENGVYQRAGSISLMNHGCLTCHVGFGKKNTKDRFAGLIISIPVNEKKK; the protein is encoded by the coding sequence ATGAAATCAATGATCCACAGTGGCGCCGCTATGCTGCTGAGTATATTTTCATTCGTTGCCCTGTCTTTCGCTGAGTCAGCAGAAGACGGAAACCAGGATAAGAAACAGCCTGCACAGAAGCTGTCTGTGGCCCAGGCACGTGAACGCGCAACGCTGACCCATCAATTGTACTCAGCAACACTGGATGCCATGCACCAGAGCTATTTTATCAACGAACGCGCAGCTGTTCCTGCCCGCGTGATGGAAAGCATGTTTACTGAAGTCGAGCGTCGGGAAAATATCAAGGCCCGCTGGATTGCCGTCAACGCCAGGGCGATGAGTGTCGATCATGAGCCAAAAACGGATTTCGAAAAACAGGCTGCTGAAGAAATCGCTTCCGGTAAAGTGGCATACGAACGTGTGGAAAACGGCGTGTATCAGCGGGCCGGTTCGATCTCATTGATGAACCATGGCTGCCTGACCTGTCATGTCGGGTTCGGGAAAAAGAATACCAAAGATCGATTTGCCGGCTTAATCATCTCCATCCCGGTCAATGAAAAAAAGAAATGA